One Mya arenaria isolate MELC-2E11 chromosome 5, ASM2691426v1 genomic window carries:
- the LOC128236066 gene encoding heparan sulfate glucosamine 3-O-sulfotransferase 1-like, which yields MIKKRFYKVVLFSIACMMFLKIWQSKQINTLSPEYMQQYDGSTDTLGSAPYRDVTSREHVPSDSVQMFKEESSKSCVKRFPKAIIPGVAKCGTFALLYFLRKHPQIAARVLTDKEPNFFSRRGSYHERYNELFEFLSEINPEERLLNITSQQWNYSNENGNFKRPSDLDLYREIMPCSYSNQITMEKSPTYFLSKFAAERIKALDANIKLIFIVKEPVERILSHIAMFNDLGKNDSNLSVENTVFAKSADRSNKTVDGDATVITISDYQLHIRSWLDHFRREQILFIDGDEMVRYPLGELKKVEQFLDIKPFFNRSMFKYNESKGKYCFVNGKDSESECLRKGKGREHPKINAETRKLLQEYFAPKNEQFFRLVNRTFDW from the coding sequence ATGATcaaaaaacgtttttataaaGTCGTACTTTTCTCCATTGCAtgtatgatgtttttgaaaatatggcagagtaaacaaataaatacattgtcACCTGAGTATATGCAGCAATACGATGGAAGTACAGATACTTTAGGAAGTGCACCCTACAGAGACGTAACTTCGAGAGAACATGTGCCTTCTGATTCTGTGCAGATGTTTAAAGAGGAGAGTTCTAAAAGTTGTGTTAAACGTTTCCCTAAAGCAATAATACCCGGCGTGGCTAAATGCGGAACGTTTGCATTGCTTTATTTCCTAAGGAAGCACCCACAAATTGCAGCACGCGTGTTGACAGATAAGGAACCCAATTTCTTTTCGCGTAGAGGATCATATCACGAAAGATACAACGAGTTGTTTGAATTTCTGTCTGAAATCAATCCAGAAGAAAGATTATTAAACATAACGTCACAGCAGTGGAATTATTCAAACGAGAATGGCAACTTTAAACGGCCATCGGACCTGGATCTTTACCGAGAAATTATGCCATGTAGCTACAGCAACCAAATCACGATGGAAAAATCTCCAACGTATTTTTTGTCCAAATTTGCAGCTGAACGAATAAAGGCTTTGGACGCAAACATAAAACTGATTTTTATAGTGAAGGAACCGGTGGAGAGGATACTGTCTCATATTGCTATGTTCAATGACCTTGGCAAAAATGATTCTAATTTGTCAGTGGAAAATACTGTATTCGCAAAATCAGCGGACAGAAGTAACAAGACCGTTGATGGAGATGCTACGGTCATTACGATTTCAGATTACCAGTTGCATATACGATCTTGGTTGGATCATTTCCGGCGTGAACAAATACTGTTCATTGATGGAGATGAAATGGTGCGATACCCCTTAGGTGAGTTAAAGAAAGTGGAACAGTTTCTTGATATCAAACCATTCTTTAATCGATCGATGTTTAAATATAACGAATCGAAAGGGAAATATTGTTTCGTGAATGGAAAAGACAGTGAAAGCGAATGTCTACGGAAAGGTAAAGGAAGAGAACATCCGAAGATCAACGCTGAAACGAGAAAACTTCTTCAAGAGTATTTCGCtccaaaaaatgaacaatttttccGTTTAGTGAACAGAACATTTGACTGGTGA